The following are encoded together in the Raineyella sp. LH-20 genome:
- the typA gene encoding translational GTPase TypA translates to MPQRSDLRNIAIVAHVDHGKTTLVDAMLWQSGAFREGQDVNNRVMDSMDLEREKGITILAKNTAVKHVIRGEDVTINIIDTPGHADFGGEVERGLEMVDGVVLLVDASEGPLPQTRFVLRKALAKHLPLIVVVNKVDRPDARIDEVLEETYDLFMDLLPEDSDGSVLDFPVVYASAKAGRASLEKPADGGMPDHEDLQPLFETILDTIPAPRYEEGAILQAHVTNLDASPYLGRLALCRVKQGELRKGQTVAWCKRDGSIENVKLVELLMTSALERVPAETAGPGDIVAIAGIPEITIGETLSDPENPQPLPLITVDEPSISMTIGINTSPLSGKSGKNLTARLLKARLERELIGNVSIRVNPTERPDTWEVQGRGELQLAVLVEQMRRESFELTVGKPEVVTRQIDGKLHEPTEFLTVDVPEEYVGAVTQMLGTRKGQLRTMTNHGSGWVRVEYIVPSRGLIGFRTEFLTETRGTGLMNHVFEGYTPWVGELRTRPSGSMVADRLGTVSSYALFNLQERGTLFIKPGDEVYEGMVVGENSRPDDMDVNPTKEKHVTNVRSSTGEELERLVPPRVMSLEQSLEFCRADECLEITPDAVRIRKTILDHSERVKAARRAKN, encoded by the coding sequence ATGCCCCAGCGCTCCGATCTGCGCAACATCGCCATCGTCGCCCACGTCGACCACGGCAAGACCACCCTCGTCGACGCCATGCTGTGGCAGTCCGGCGCCTTCCGGGAAGGTCAGGACGTCAACAACCGGGTGATGGACTCGATGGACCTGGAGCGGGAGAAGGGCATCACCATCCTCGCCAAGAACACCGCGGTCAAGCACGTGATCCGCGGCGAGGACGTCACCATCAACATCATCGACACCCCCGGCCACGCCGACTTCGGCGGTGAGGTCGAACGCGGCCTGGAGATGGTGGACGGGGTCGTCCTGCTGGTCGACGCCTCCGAAGGGCCGCTGCCGCAGACCCGTTTTGTCCTGCGCAAGGCGCTGGCGAAGCACCTCCCGCTGATCGTCGTGGTCAACAAGGTCGACCGTCCGGACGCCCGGATCGACGAAGTGCTCGAGGAGACGTACGACCTCTTCATGGACCTGCTGCCGGAGGACTCCGACGGCTCGGTGCTGGACTTCCCGGTGGTGTACGCCTCGGCGAAGGCCGGCCGCGCCTCGCTGGAGAAGCCGGCCGACGGCGGGATGCCCGACCACGAGGACCTGCAGCCGCTGTTCGAGACCATCCTCGACACCATCCCCGCCCCCCGGTACGAGGAGGGCGCGATCTTGCAGGCGCACGTCACCAACCTCGACGCCTCCCCCTACCTGGGCCGACTGGCGCTCTGCCGGGTCAAGCAGGGCGAGCTGCGCAAGGGCCAGACAGTGGCCTGGTGCAAGCGCGACGGCAGCATCGAGAACGTCAAGCTCGTCGAGCTGCTGATGACCTCGGCGCTGGAACGGGTCCCCGCCGAGACCGCCGGCCCGGGCGACATCGTGGCGATCGCCGGCATCCCGGAGATCACCATCGGTGAGACCCTCTCCGACCCGGAGAACCCACAGCCGCTGCCGCTGATCACCGTCGACGAACCGTCGATCTCGATGACCATCGGCATCAACACCTCGCCGCTGTCCGGCAAGTCCGGCAAGAACCTCACCGCCCGGCTGCTCAAGGCCCGCCTGGAGCGCGAGCTGATCGGCAACGTGTCGATCCGGGTCAACCCGACCGAGCGCCCCGACACCTGGGAGGTGCAAGGCCGTGGTGAGCTACAGCTCGCCGTGCTGGTCGAGCAGATGCGCCGTGAGTCGTTCGAGCTGACCGTCGGCAAGCCCGAGGTGGTCACCCGCCAGATCGACGGCAAGCTGCACGAGCCGACCGAGTTCCTCACCGTCGACGTCCCCGAGGAGTACGTCGGGGCGGTCACCCAGATGCTCGGCACCCGCAAGGGCCAGCTGCGGACGATGACCAACCATGGCTCGGGCTGGGTGCGGGTGGAGTACATCGTGCCGTCCCGCGGCCTGATCGGCTTCCGCACCGAGTTCCTCACCGAGACCCGCGGCACCGGCCTGATGAACCACGTGTTCGAGGGCTACACGCCCTGGGTCGGCGAACTGCGCACCCGCCCCAGCGGCTCGATGGTCGCCGACCGGCTCGGCACGGTGTCCTCGTACGCCCTGTTCAACCTGCAGGAGCGCGGCACGCTGTTCATCAAGCCGGGCGACGAGGTCTACGAAGGCATGGTCGTCGGCGAGAACTCCCGCCCCGACGACATGGACGTCAACCCCACCAAGGAGAAGCACGTCACGAACGTACGGTCCTCCACCGGTGAAGAGCTGGAGCGGCTGGTCCCGCCGCGGGTGATGAGCCTGGAGCAGTCGCTGGAGTTCTGCCGGGCCGACGAGTGCCTCGAGATCACCCCCGATGCGGTCCGGATCCGCAAGACGATCCTCGACCACAGCGAGCGGGTCAAGGCGGCCCGCCGGGCCAAGAACTGA
- a CDS encoding GTPase family protein encodes MPDWFTDAFRTEYERQLELLGRFNLALFGKTGVGKSTLVNAVFGEPVAATGIGEPVTRDSHLYLDERGQLGLLDTRGLEIGRDDRQLIKELETYVRQMRREPVDAQIHVVWYCVRGMDRRFEPFEAEFIRRLDALDLPVIVVLTQVPRDSAGNLHPDAVALARHITGLGLPIVDGRPYLTYALEDPFSGQSSYGLTALLEATFRGAPEAVHAALTAAQQIDHRRKAAQARRFIAGTAAGAAATAATPIPFSDATVLVPLQLAMMARISQLYRVPVDRAALMAVASTTVATQAGRASVTGLLKLIPGAGTIAGGAIGAAVASSFTYAMGEAWLAVVQRAAAGALRGLDGVLDPDQVRAVFQAELRRRVPGLRGRS; translated from the coding sequence ATGCCCGACTGGTTCACCGACGCCTTCCGTACGGAGTACGAGCGGCAGCTCGAGCTGCTCGGCCGGTTCAACCTCGCCCTGTTCGGCAAGACCGGTGTCGGCAAGTCCACCCTGGTCAACGCCGTGTTCGGCGAGCCGGTGGCGGCCACCGGCATCGGCGAGCCGGTGACCCGTGACTCCCACCTGTACCTCGACGAGCGCGGACAGCTCGGTCTGTTGGACACCCGCGGCCTGGAGATCGGTCGTGACGACCGACAGCTGATCAAGGAACTGGAGACGTACGTCCGGCAGATGCGCCGCGAGCCGGTGGACGCCCAGATCCACGTGGTCTGGTACTGCGTGCGGGGGATGGACCGCCGGTTCGAGCCGTTCGAGGCGGAGTTCATCCGCCGGCTGGACGCCCTCGACCTGCCGGTGATCGTGGTGCTCACCCAGGTGCCGCGCGACAGTGCCGGCAATCTCCACCCCGACGCGGTGGCCCTGGCCCGGCACATCACCGGGCTGGGCCTGCCGATCGTCGACGGACGTCCCTATCTCACCTACGCACTGGAGGACCCGTTCAGTGGTCAGTCGTCCTACGGCTTGACGGCGCTTCTCGAGGCGACCTTTCGCGGCGCACCGGAGGCGGTCCATGCGGCGCTCACCGCGGCCCAGCAGATCGATCATCGGCGCAAGGCGGCCCAGGCGCGCCGGTTCATAGCCGGCACCGCGGCGGGGGCGGCGGCCACCGCCGCCACCCCGATCCCGTTCTCCGACGCCACGGTGCTGGTGCCGCTGCAGCTGGCCATGATGGCGCGGATCTCGCAGCTCTACCGGGTGCCGGTGGATCGGGCGGCGCTGATGGCGGTGGCCTCCACCACGGTGGCCACCCAGGCGGGTCGTGCCTCGGTGACCGGCCTGCTCAAGCTGATCCCGGGCGCCGGGACGATCGCCGGTGGGGCGATCGGGGCCGCGGTGGCCTCGTCGTTCACGTACGCCATGGGGGAGGCCTGGCTGGCCGTCGTCCAGCGGGCCGCGGCGGGCGCGCTGCGCGGCCTCGACGGGGTGCTCGACCCCGACCAGGTGCGTGCGGTCTTCCAGGCCGAGCTGCGCCGCCGGGTCCCGGGGTTGCGCGGCCGGTCCTGA